TGAGACTCGAGTGACTGATGCTGATCATCCTTTTGCATGAATTATCACTACAACCATCAATGTTCAATCGTCTATGTCGATAAACAAATGGTACCATGAACTCTTATGGTGAAATTTCTTTGTCCTGTATAGTAACTACACGTCTCGTGCATCAGCGGGAGCACTCTGAAGGCAAGCCAGGTGGACAGTCTTTGTCAAATGCCTAGTTTCCCGAGATTTCCATTATTGAAAGAGCTTTGTGGGCACGAAGTTGAAACTGAAAACAATCCTACCCGAATCGGCTGACTCGTCTGTTCTTTTATCAGCTCGAAATGGTGGACTAATTTCTATTTACTCTATGTCGGGCTTGTGCATTTGGCATCACAGCTTGTCAGTTGCTGAAAGCAAGGCTTTGTTTTATAGACGGAAATATAAAATTATCCGCATCTTTTGATGTTGTACCGTGTAATCATGTCCATGTAAAACTAGGTGCTACTGAAATTTGTGCATGGAAGAATTGTCAGCGATTCTTCATTCTtgtctgtttcttttttatgctCATTTCACGCTCAGCAGCACATATCGCAATATGATGGGCTATATTCttggatttgattgattgaacCTGGTGAAATCTTTTGACCGCACTTTTAAGTGCTAGGAATATTTTCACCTGTGGAGCTGAGATGATTGCAAAGGATTGCCCTTTTTTTAGCCGTTCTGTCTTTCGCAGCAACGGGCCCATGTTCCCCCAGAAGATATTCATCAAGAGGGGACTTCATTGGAGGGTTCTGATATTATATGGGATATGCCCCATGTCCGGATTCGGTCTGACACTTTCTCCTGCTCTTCCAACCAGGCAAAGTCGGCTCAAGTCATTCATGGATGATTCATTTGACCATTTGCCATTCTTCTAGTGTAGTGCTTTGTGATAATCACTGGAAGAGAATCAGCGAACATACCTTGAATGATCATGCTTCTGTGCTGCTGACTGTGTTGTTCTGTGCTAAAGTTTGAGGCATGGAAAGACTCTTACTTGACTTTTGTCAGTTTAATCAAGGAAAATTGGTGTTGAATTGCCTGTGAGCCTCTCCTTTCTCAATCTATCTATAAGCATATAGTTGAAAAGCATGACCCATTGGAATCATACATCTTGTGTCGCATATGTGAAGCTGAAATTCAGGAAGGTATGCTCTAACTAGGTAGAGAGGTTCTTTTATTAATGTTGaggaaaatcaccaaaaaagtcataaatctattgcaattgtactaatttaatcctaaacttttttttgtcaattaagtcataaacttttacaTTAGTGCAAATTTAGttcatttggccaaaattggctagaattTGCTAACATGGGCACCGATTGTCCTACATAACGCACGGCCACTGATgcggacaatttttaattatattatatttttatttttcaaaattgtcatttatttatttatttttctttttttttccattccctTCTTCTTAGTGACCATCTAGAGGGAAGGGTTGGCAAGATCAATAAGGTGGTCAAGCCTCAACCTTGCCAATGGCTGGCAAGGGTGAGTTTCATCGAGATCCTAGCGACTGGTTGGGGaaagaaggaagggaagaaaaaaaagaaagaaaaataaataaataatattgaaaaatatattaaagtACTACTAAAAATTGTATTTGTCAACGCTTATTACATCACATAGGACGACTCCATGTTAGTAACTCAttctaaaattgattagatgaactgaattgacacagaTGCAAAAAATGTTACctactcaattgataaaaaaaaagtttagaactgaatgggcacaattacaatacatttatttattttgtaattttccccttTATATTGGTGATGCGCACTAGTGGTAACATCgtagaaaacaaaatttcagTATTCTTTCCTTCTAATGTCAATATGGAGTCGGTAAAATCCAAGCTATTTCGTTGATTGAAAGAGCATCTCCGTAGTGCTACGACTTTAAGCCACAGACATCTACTTAAGGCATTCAAACATAGTGCGCGTATGCTAATGACATTAGTCGGACGAAAATAGTGGTCAGTAACAAAGCATAAGGAGGGAGGTCAAAGTGCATCTTACTGAAAATTGAGCACATAGTGATAGTGTCATTCATATCTACCTTTTTAATACGTCTGTTCATATTGTGTCCAATGGGTTGTTGGCCCATTGCGTAAGATCCACTTCTTTTCGGAGGAAATCCATAAATATGTAACCATGCCCCGTCGATTCATGATTTTCTAAGACAGCACTTCCTTTGAGATATGCAAAGAACAGAAATTATCATCACCTTGTATCTAAGATCAAGAGTAACTGAAAATATTCATGTTTGGCCAGAAGCAAAGGTCAATCCTGTGATTTATGGTGATCATTACTGATTTCAAATACTAATGAAATCTATCCCGCACGTATGACCTCTGAAATCCATTGTTAGCTAGCTTTCACTTGCATAAGAGAGAAGGCACCGATACCCACAGTAGTCATCAGAACACCTGTGGACATTCACTTACTAAACCAGGCAATACTCGAGTTACAACACCTAACTTTGGCACAGTCATTGCTTATTTCATCTCTAATTGCAAGAGTAAATCCAATGTCGAAACATATCCAACAAGCATATCCTCAGAGATCAAAACTGTTCATTAAATCCCTTGTGTGGAAACGCTCAGAAGAAGAGTCACAAAAGAATTATTATTCAGCAACAAATCCAGGGAAGACCTAACAATAATATCCATAGCTCTGAGTGCAAACATTCCACATCTAGGGTACCAAAAGAAGAAGCTACAGCCCCGCTGTTGCAAGGCATGGTCTTTTGAACTCtgaccaaaaagaaacaaacagaaCGAGCCTTTAATTGACTCAGCAGAGTACAGAAAACTGTCCTTTTACGTCCCCAGATTTTATTCCAATCACGAACCCTCAAGCCTGAATCAATGGTGATGGTCTTCGTCACCATGCCCATCTGGTGGTCCCCCAGGACCCACAACTTCAAGCTGTCAAAACATGAAATATGACCAATGATGTTTCTTCATTAGCAAAGGGGAAGGCTAAACTCGATAATCTAGCAGTGCAGTCAGTATGACTATAAAATGCAACGGCAGCCACTCTCATGTGGCAAAGATGCTTTAACcagtagaaaaaagaattaatagaAGCACCAGATGATCTCAAATGAATTTCATAAAGCCAGGTGTCATTGTGTGACTCCATTCTCCATCCATTGAATTAGTGCATAATAAGCAAATCTATATCATATAAGACACCTCAAAATTTAAGTCCATCTGACCTCTTTTCTCATAGCAGAAAGACAATAACACGTTGCGTCAAGTTCATTCAATCACTAATATTACCACAATAATGAGAACTACCTGAGTGTTTGTGTGTAAGCATGTGCGCGTGAAGAGAGGGGTGAAGAGAGGGATCAAAGATTCTCTATCAATTTCTCTATGAAACCAGACAGCAGAAGAAGATTGTTTCAACTGTCATATTAACTCAATAACAAAGGAGCAGGTTAGACTTACTTAACTTGCAAATAAGCACTAGTTACATACCCATCTAAAACAGCATTACCCATGATATGCCCATTCTCTTCAGTACAAATATACATAGATGAGATTTTAGTCAGATCAAGACCAAGCTAATTATAAAGCATATGGATTGTCAGCATGCTTACTGCACTGGCCCAAGAAACATCTCATCACACTTACCACAAAATACTGGGTGCACACTGGGCATTCATGAGGTTTGCCTTTCTCCAGCCAGAACCAGACAACATCGTGCTCATCCTCTTCAATTAAGAATTAAAAACAGATGAGATAAAGTGGTTCTGTAGAGATGCACATACTATGCATTTTATAGATTGTGCACCTAATAATGGGTGATACAGGTTGATAGGGGGAGGATTTGCTCAAATGTACGTGAAGATAGAAGGCATAAAAGGTAAGAACCTACCTCCTTCCCCTCCCGGACATCCGACTATTCTCTTATCATAGTACGACTTGACAACCGCAGGAGATTCCTACACACACTCAGAACAAAAGCACCACATCTTTAAGAAGACAATCAAAACAAATACTTTCTTTCCCCACTTGCTTAAGACAACATACACAAGCAcagaaaagctaaaaagacGAATGCAAAAGAGCATAGTCATTTCTGACTAGGTGGAATCACCTAGGGGATCCTCTCATACCTTTCCCCTCCGTCCAAGACAACTTGTTCAACAAAGCAAAGacacttaaagaaaaaaaaaggagaagacaTTGATGTAATTTCTTCCTAATCATCAGCGTACATCCTTCTCAGACAATGAACAATCACTTTTCTCGAGAGAAATGTAAGAACTAACCAAATTAACAATTATACAAAGACATGCTAGAGATCGAAGCCCCAATCTAAAATTCAATAGCATCATTTAGATCCTCAAATGGCAACCTGAGAATAAGAGACGAGAGCACACTCACCTTGGTGCCAAAAGGCCCAACCGGGAAGTTGATTTCGAGAAGGTCCCTTCCCTGCATATGGTTCCAGCAGAGGGGTCAGGAGAATAATTAGTTCGCATACGTTTTTTGGACAAATTCATATGTTGGCGATGCCAACACCATCCTACACATTGATCAAAATGCCGGGTCCAGGAAAATTACCTCGAGCTCGGCTTCTAGCTCCTCGCGCTCATGTCCAGTCGCGATAGGCATGACATCTTCAACCTTCTTCTTAACAGCTGTTTCACCTGTAGCATCAACAGACAATTCAGCATCTCCAATGAAATACCGAACTCGTTTCATTTCCTCCTCCCAGTTCAGTTTCACAAAGCACAATCCATTAGGACACAAAACAGTCCATCCGCCATTTCAATCGTGAATATACATGCAACACACTACAATAATCCACGCATTGcataaccaaaaagaaaatagagaatcgTTGAACGATCCAACGAAACGGGCGCAATTATCAACAAATCAGCCGCCCAAAAATCAGCGTCCGTTATCGCCACTAGATCACGCTAAACACGTAACGTCGCGACATGGATAAGGCACAAATAGAGACTCTAAACTCGCCACCGGAATGTGAATTTAATCCGAGCAGAATCCAAGCGcgcagacagagagagagagagagagagagagagagagagggaaatacCGGATTCGACGCTGAACTGGCGCGTGAGCAAGGAAGAGCAGAGGGGGCGAGAAACGAGAGGCGGGCTGCTGAACAATCGAGCTgaaggggcggcggcggcggcggcggctaggGTTTTGAGGTGAGAGGAGGCGAGCCTTCTCCACATGGTggcggcgggcgagctcgatttCGATGGCGGCGGGGGAGCTGTGTTGATCTCAGGTCACGCCCTGCTcgagtgaagaagaagatcgacgacgagctccctctctctctctctccctctccctgtAAAACTAGGACCTTTGGAAATGGGAATCGAGGAGGGCACGAACCGATGGGGATGGACCTGGAGGAACGGCCACGATGGATTGCCCAGCGGCTCGCTGCGCTGGTCGCTGCCGCAGGGGAATCGGCCCCGCGCGTGCCGGGTGGGGGTTTCCCACGTGCCGCATGGGTTCGGTGAAATTGTGGGATTAGACTTTTCTTGATTATGCGCCGATTCGATTTCTAagtttcttttgaaattattgATGTATAGAAATCCCTACTCGCTTCGTCCTTATCTTATTTCGAAAGATCCAACATAAGTTTTCCAATCATTGACTCAAACTCATTGTCGAATCCCACTAAGAAAGAATATGAAGGTACTTAACGAGTCAATCTAATTTTAATCCCTACTCACTTCATTGTGATCTTATTTCGAAAGATCCAACTAAATATACTGTAAACTATATTTTTGATGTTGGATATAAATTTCTCCATCTCTTCTCTCTATGATAAAtaggaaatttgaaagaaattaaTACGTGGTTGTATAAGCTCTCgcatcaaaatttgaattggaGTCTTTTTACTATGAGCGTGTTTGATTTGACTTTGCAAATGAGCCTTAAGAAATACAAATGCCTTTCACCTAAGGCccattaggaaaatgcaaattgtgtttggtaaaaaatctTTCACAAAGCTACTACTTGTTTGGCAAATATATTTCTACAAAGAGCTTTTGggtctaatttaaaaaaaaaaaaaaaaaaaccctctgaAGAATGACTATGGTCACCGACAAGCTAGATCTGACATCAACGACCATCTCCCAAAATCGCGTGACCCTAGGTGTCGCAACCCAAGCGGCTAGCTAGAGTAGCACAACCTTAGACTACCGTCATATGACTTGCTGGTCCCTTGTTGGCCTCTCACCGACCTTCTGGCTTGGCAAGCCATCCTCACTAGTTGCCCTttctaaaaacaaaatgaatagTAACGAgagacaaaaccaaaaaaaataaagatttggTGAtggtagttttggaagaaaactAGTTAAATGTCAAAAGCCTAATGCTTGCTAATGCCTATTAGCATTAGACTTTTAGCTTTTTCAATGCCAGCATTTGGCTGAAAGTCCCTTAGGAAAACTTGCAAACACCCTAAtatttctccaaaggctttcaGCTTTAAAAGCCCATTAGAAAAGTTGAATAAAACGAATCCTATAATTTTTCATGCTAAACCTGGTAATTCGATTTAATGGAAAGCGATTATTAATGCATGGCCAACTTTAGAGGAATGAGTGGTATGAAACTTAGGAATTTGAGAACAAGTGAGTTTTTGAAAAGATAGATGGATTTCTAGGTTGGAGCCACTCCACAACATAGTTAATTCCCACCTACCTCTATCCGACATGGACATTCTATCCAAAGAAAATGTAATACACATTAGATGGATTTACTATTCTTTAGACatataatttgatttatttttacattGAAATGTTGGCTTAATTCAGTTCCAAGAGATGGATTTACTATTCTTTAGACATATAATTTGATTTATTGTTACATTGAAATGTTGGCTTAATTCAGTTCCAAGGTCAATTCGAGAGTTGGccaattcttttttgttttattttttaaaactctGATGTAGTGAGCAAACCCAGGGAAGTGACTGTAAGACCCACCACCACAATACTCAAAGTAAGAATCTCTAACGATGCCTTTGAGATTCGAATTCCCCCTCTTCATGAGGGGGAGAGAACCTAAGCTAGCTGCGCTACTGAGGGTGGTGgataccccaaactatttttttttaccacaaaaaatccaaaccggtacacttatgataaatttatcctatgttaatttttgttaaattttattgtcaaattattaagttaaatgacacataatCAGTCGactggtatatcaatttgagattttaagCTTTGTttgttataatttataatttttgtgatttttttgtggtattaattcaatttagcggagggtatatttgtcacacatttactagttttgagttttttatggttgaataaattagcttggggtaaatttgtaataaatgtacaagtttatggtttttaatggtcagtcggggtaaatttgtcacatgtgtactaatttaaggtaaatttatcataaatataccagtttggatttttcaaagtattaaccctaaaatgattgcattttttgaaggAGGTGAAGATCAAATAATGCATGTCCCTAAAAAAAAGTTTGCCTGATTTACCAACATTATCAAGTTGGAGACAGATTGAACTTTACCGAAAGTTGCAAAGTAGACCATTTAGCTAGAGAAGTGATTgcgatttttaaaattataggTTAAATAAGCACCATCCCAAAAATTACAAAGACTTCTACTCAATGTGTACGAGAGGTTTGCAAGCAGAGATGAGCAATTTCAAGGCAGGTAGGTTCCAAACCATAACCAAAACTAAAACCTATACCATCTAgattgaatttttagaatttggaaCTTGCCTTGTACAATTAGTTGGACTTGAATTGGTTGAGTAAGGTCTatccaatcaaattttagaatttactTAAATCGATGCTCATCCCTACTAGGGATGTCAGGAACCGAATtgaaaatcgaaccaaaccgaaaaattcaaatttttttttatttgatgctcattaaaaatcattatttttttttattggctcAATTTTTATCGATTAACTTAACCGAATCGAACCACAAATCGATAaaatcaacccattaaaaattcGGTTTTATTTTTCTCCCGGCGCATAATGTTTGGGTCAGCCGCAGTGGTGGCAAACGCGCGGGCCAGCAGAGCTCGGGAAGGGGGCTCGGCGAGGAAGGCTCGAGCAGCTGCAGATCACTCAGGTGCGGCGGAGGGGAAGCTGCTGTGGTGCCGTCACTCGGAGGGGGGAGCTGCAAGGGACGGGTGAGCGGTGGCGCGACTGCAGGTGTCGGGTTCGCGGGTCGCTGGCGGGGCGGCGGTGCGAGCTCGCGGGTGAGGGGTGACCGGCCCGGGATCTGCTGGCGTCAGGTTGCAGGCGGAGACGCTCGGAGGCGGTGAGCGGGAGCTCGGCAGCTGCAGGTCGCGACAGCGACCGGCGGACGAGCAGATGCAGGGGCGAGCGACGCAGCAGCGGCAGTCGTCGGGGGTTGCAGACGAACGGCTGCAGGTCGCGCAGGCGCAGGAACGGCGGTGGCAGGGGTCAGCGTTCCGGCACGGCTAAGTGGGCAGTGGCGGAGGCGATCGGGCGACAGGGCTGCACGTCGCGGGCGAgaccggcggcgaccggccgctAGGCCGCCTGTGCTGGGCTTGCGAACGGCGGACGCGGGCAGCTAGTGcgggggaagaagatgaacagtgctccACTTTTTCTTTCTGCTGGCCTGTCCTTCACGTCCCTTCCCTCTCCGTCTCTTCTCTGCAGTGCTCcgctttttcgttttttctataaaaacgaaaaaaaaaaaaaaaaaccaaaaactaagagccgaaaaccaaaaaccaaaaatcaaaaatcgaaaaatcgaACCGAGTTTTGAACCAAAATTTCGGTTCGGATCTTGTTCGGTTCGATTCGAAAGATTTTTCTAATGATTTAGTTCGGTTtggtattttaaaaaaaatcgaagtgAATTGAACCGTTGACACCGCTAACCCCTACTATCCATTGTGATTCAAGGAAGAGTGATTGATCCGATGTACAATAAGATCATTGTACTGACTAATGCATCTGGTGCATCTCATGGAGGGATACCATAGCAACGGTGGTAAAGCATAAATAAACCGTTGATTATACAGCCCGCGGTTTAGCAGGCTAAGCTGGATTTCTGATAATCTTTATATATTCCAAatgcctttttctttcccaCTGAGCTATCATGACAATTCTCAACTTTATCCGAAGAagaataattagtcaatgattGCTTGATTAGTCTGGCAATTTGGTGCTACAAATTGCATTACGCAGgctttgaattattattttgtacAATTCCGGTAGAATGGTTCCACATGTCAATTTTAGAGCCCTAGACTATGTGTCAACCTAAATAACATTAAGATCATAATTCTAcacgatacgacacgacacgacacataGATacgtcatttataaaaaaaataaagaatttcaatACATTTGGTTAttttgtatattaaatgtataattttatatatacattgtaaattattatttttatgattattttaatcaaattaatttaattcaaatttacaaataaataaataaataaataatgaaaaaaagtgcctagaatgaattttcattaaaaacattaatccaccatttattagtatcattcattgtttctatttgacaaattcaactacacTCCAATAATCCACATaacttggagaaaaagaaaagcaatccACATTCTCAACTTACGTGTTATAGCGCGTCGGAAGATAAGAGAAAGAAATCAACTTAGGGGGTGATTTGTATGTATGGGAAGTAAAGTTGAAGGAGAAAAACCtactaggtttttcttctttcctcatt
The window above is part of the Eucalyptus grandis isolate ANBG69807.140 chromosome 6, ASM1654582v1, whole genome shotgun sequence genome. Proteins encoded here:
- the LOC104449471 gene encoding cytochrome c oxidase subunit 5b-1, mitochondrial, which codes for MWRRLASSHLKTLAAAAAAAPSARLFSSPPLVSRPLCSSLLTRQFSVESGETAVKKKVEDVMPIATGHEREELEAELEGRDLLEINFPVGPFGTKESPAVVKSYYDKRIVGCPGGEGEDEHDVVWFWLEKGKPHECPVCTQYFVLEVVGPGGPPDGHGDEDHHH